Sequence from the Priestia megaterium genome:
ACTGTTTGTCTGTTTGTCCTGCCGGAGAAGATGTAATTGGTGAGTTTCTTGAAGATCGTAAGAAATTTTTGAAAGATGTTGTCAAACCACTGCAGGATAAAAGCGAAATGGTGTATGTAGTACCGAATTCCGACGCTGAGGATTATGTAAAAAAGCGTTTTCCTCATAAACAAGTTCGGCCGGTGAGCAACGGCTTACGATCGAAATCAATTCAGGCGTTTTTGCAAGTGCTTCCTCATATGTTTCAAAGAAATCAAGCAAAAGATTTAGCTGCTACCTATCATTTTACATTTACCGGGCAAGAAAATGCTCAAGCAACGGTTATCATTAAGAACAAGACCCTTACTGTGGAAAAGGGACATATCGGGGATTCAGATTTCCAACTTATTGCAGACAGTCAAACATGGATTCGGCTGATGGCCAAAGAAACAGGGGTGTTATCAGCAGTCATGTCAGGTAAAATTCGCACAAAAGGCCAATTAAAGCTGTTCAAGGCTTTCAGCAAGTGCTTTCCGTCATAAAAGAGGAGAAGATTTTAATAAAAAGTGGAAAATAACCTAATCATTTTGTTAGGTTCGATACATTATTTCTTTACCGATACAGTTCATAGAAAAATCTCTTAAAAAACTGCCCTCCCTGCAAAAGGAGGTAGTTTTATTAGGTTCTTATAATGTATGAAATCCATATTAACAATGTCAATATACACAACGTTAATATGGATTTTAAAAAGCATAAGTAAATTTAAGGGGAATTACTGAAATGAAAAATTTATATTTATCCTTATTAAAAACACGGAGCGTTATTATTGGTTTAATAACTGCAATTATATTTCAAATATTATTTAGCATTATCTGGATTACGGGATATGATCATGTTACTGATCGCATTGATCAATTTAAAATTATTATTGTAAATGAAGACTCTAAAATAGGAGCACAAGTAGCAAATAATTTAGAAGAAAACTTAAAATTTAAAATTACTCAGTCTTCAGTCTTAAAAAGTGCAATGGATAAGCTAGATGATCGTAAAGTTCAAATGGTAATCTATATACCAGAAGATTTTAGTTCTACGCTTCAAAATAATGAAAAAAAGGCGAAAATCATTTACTCTTTAAATGAATCAAATCCAAGTATGTTAAAAAGTGTAATGCAAACAGTTGAGAAAAAAGTAACTAGTACGATTAATAAGGAATCGGTGAAGTCAGGCTTACAATTTACTTTTGAGCAAATGCATGTACCTTCTAATCAAGCTATTGGATTGTCTCAAGGACTATCAGAACGTATACATCCCGTTGTTAACAATATTAATAAAGTTTCAAATTTTTCAAGATTGATGGTTCCTATGATGTTAGTAATGGCATCCTTTACGGGTTCAATGCTATTTATTATGGAAATGAACAAAGCTGCTAAAGCTTTCAAGACTTTATACAATCGTTGGCAAAGGTTTGGGGCAAGAGTTCTTTTAATTATTACGGCTACCATCCTGATTTCTACCATTGGATCCATTATGGTTTATGTAATGGGCGTACATTCTCATCAAGGGTTTATAACAATGTGGTATTTTCAAATGATATATGTATTAACATTCCTATTCCTTGCCCAGGTTCCATTTTTTATTGTGGGTGATGCAGGTGGATGGGTAAATATTGCTATGTTATCTATTCAACTGTTATCATCTGGTTCAACTATACCAAGGGAGTTATTGTCAAATTTTTACCAAAATGTAAGTAACTTTCTACCAGCGACTTATGCAGTTGACGGAATCATGAAACTGGTTACTGGAGGTCCATCCATTTCTCATGAGATAATTATGCTTTTTAGAATTTTAATGGGAATTATCGTCATTACATTAATACTAGTGGCTCTACAATGGGAAAATAAAAAAGAAAAAAGTTCAAACTTAACAAATATATAAAAATGGCTTTTATAAACTTTTAAAAACGGAAAAATATCAAAAAAAGAGGTAAAAACAATGAACATCCAAGTTGAACAAACTAATTTCCATCGTGAAAAACTTGGAGTACTTGGAGTACTTGGAGTACTTGGAGTACTTGGAGTTATCGAACTTTCGGGAAGAGTGGTTATGCGGAGACCTGGACTGCAAGCACCTCCAGGCATAATCGGGGTAAATTCTATACTAAATTAACCACCGCGTAGTCAAGAGTGAACTATGCTTAAGCGAATAACTGATTTAAAAATAATAGTAGAGGTGGGTTACAAGATGAGCAAAACTGTACTTATTACTGGAGCGTCGGGCGGAATTGGCAAAGAGTTGGCGAATCGTTTCGTCAAGGATGGATACCATATGGTGCTGGTAGCGCGAAGTGAGGGCAAACTTGCGGAACTTGCAAAGGAATATCGGGAAGGATACGGTGTGCAAGTGACGGTCTATGCCAAGGATATCTCGTTACCTGGCGTGGCAGAAGAAATTGCCTCGGATCTTAAGAAGAAAGGTATTACTGTCGACTATCTCGTCAATAATGCGGGATTTGGTTTGTATGGGGAATTTTTGGAGACGCAGTTGGAACAAGAAATGAATATGATTGATGTCAATATCAAGGCTTTAACTATTATGACGAAGTTGTTCTTGCCAGATATGGTTAAACGAAGCCGAGGGGGTGTGATGAATGTGGCTTCGGTAGGAGCTTTTTATCCGGGACCTCTAATGTCAGTTTACTTCGCGACGAAGGCGTACGTGCTTTCGTTCACCGAAGCTCTGGAGAACGAACTAAGTGGCACAGGCGTTACTGTGACAGCACTTTGTCCGGGTCCGACAGCAACCGGCTTTATTGGTCGTGCGGAATTGGGATCTTCGAAGCTATACAAAAGTGGCGTCATGGGGGTCGGGGAGGTGGCGGACGAAGCGTATCGCGATTTCTTACGCGGAAAGACGTTAATTATTCCAGGAGCTGTCCATCGGTTCGTAACATCTCTGCCGAGGTTGCTACCTCGCAAGGTGATGGCTCGTTCGATTAGAGAACGTACAGCGCGAGTCGAGCGATGAGCAAATGAGGGTGCTAAAAAAACTAGCCACGGTCCTTCCTCGAATTATGTATAGAATGGCACGGTTTATCTAGGCTAGGTTATTCGCTGCATTCTCTTGACACCACCTCAAGGAGACGAAGTCCAAACTTGTAGATAATCTTACAAAAGCAATGTTAGAAGCTTCGGGTGCATGGGGTAGGCGATAACCATTATTATCAGAGAAAACAATATTCATAACGTAGGAGTAGGTACAAAACTCCTTATCGAGGCAATGCCAGCAATACTTGCAAGTAGAGATTGAATTGTATGTAAAAAAGAAGGTTAGAGGAGGAGTGTTTTTGATGTCACGAAGAGTTGTAGTCACAGGATATGGAGTCGTTTCACCGTTAGGGAATACGGTTCAAGCGTTCTGGGAGAATATTAAAGAAGGTAAGTCAGGTATCAAAAAAATTAAGTCTGATGACTTTAATAATATTAACACCCAAATTGCAGGTTATATTACCGACTTTGATGGAGAGCAATATCTCGATAAAAAAGAATTAGGAAAATATGACTTATTCGCACAATATGCTGTTGCTGCTGCTCAACAAGCTTTAGAACAGGCGAATCTAGATTTACAAAGTTTGAATAAGGAGCGATTAGGGGTCTATATTGGTTCCGGTATTGGGGGAATTAATACTTCATTAGATAATCATAAGGCTTTAATTGAAAGAGGACCAAGAAAAGTTTCTCCATTTATGGTTCCTATGATGATTAGTAATATGGCCTCGGGAATTATTTCTATAAAAACGGGTTTTAAGGGACCTAGCTTTTCACCTGTTTCTGCTTGTGCAACAGGAAATCAAGCAATTGGTGAGGCTTTTCTAAATATTCGACATGGATATTCCGATGGCATATTAGCTGGAGGGGCTGAGGCTCCTATTAACCCACTGGCTTTTGCTGGGTTCTCAAGAATGAGAGCAATGTCCACTTTTAATGATTTTCCAGAAAAGGCAAGTCGCCCATTTGACAGAGGTCGTGATGGCTTTGTCATGTCTGAAGGAGCAGGTGTTTTATTCTTGGAAGAGTATGAACACGCAAGAGAACGAGGAGCAACAATTTTAGGAGAAATCGTAGGCTATGGTTCCACAACAGATGCCTATCATATAACTTCCCCTGATTATACCGGAGCTGCAAATGCCATGAGATTGGCTTTAGACATGGGGAATATAAAATCCACTGAAGTGGATTATATAAATGCGCATGGGACAAGCACCCCTGAAGGAGATAAATCAGAGACTAAAGCGATTAAAAGTGTTTTTGGTGCTCATGCTTATAACTTAAAGGTAAGTTCCACGAAATCAATGACTGGACATCTTTTTGGGGCAGCTGGTGGGATTGAGGCTGTAATAACCCTCAGAAGTATTATGGAAGATATAGTTCCTCCTACTATTAATTATGAAACACCGGATGAGGATTGTGATTTAGATTATTCGCCAAATCATGCAACTAAGACAAAGATAAACTATGCTATTTCTAATGGTTTTGGTTTTGGCGGACATAATGCTGTGTTGCTATTTAAAAAATTGTCGATATAGATAAAAATGTAGTAAAAGGACTAATTGATAGGTTAAATATTATTTTAACGTTTAATCCTTAACTATCTCGGGATTTATTCAAATAAAAGGAGCAGTACATTAACAATACTGCTCCTTTTGATTTAACTTATTGTCGACAAAGTTTTTGGATTTCTTCTTTTTCAATAAGAACTTATCTTTTAATCAGTACCGACAACTCACCTTCAAATACTTTTTGCTCTTTATTATAAGTAGATAATAAGACAGTAAGGATTCCCGTTTCACTTTTTTTCGTTTTTTTATCAATAACTTTGACAATAGTATGCAATTCATCGCCTGGATAAACGGGTTTTATAAATTTAATATTATTCATCTCTGTTCCAGCAATAACATCTTCCTCGTACATACCTTGTTCAATCCAAAGCTTAAATGAAAGCGCCATTGTATGTATTCCAGAAGCAATAATTCCATTAAATCTCCCTTGTTTCGCTTTTTCTTCATCTAAATGCATATATTGAGGGTCAAATTCCTTTGCAAATCTCATAATATCTTCTTTTGTTAATTTAAGGGACTTAGTTTCAAATACTTGTCCAATTGTAAACTCATCTAGCTTCATTGATACACCTCTTATTTAAAAATCAATTGTTGTACCTGTCAATATTAGTGTAGTATTACTTCCTTAGCAAGTTGAAAGAAAGATGAGCGATTTAAATACTCTATTATAATTCAAGGAGTATAACAAAGCATTAAAATAATTTCATTAGCTCAAAGAAAACCCTTAACTTTATTTCTTTAACGTTTAAAACAGAATCGAATAGAAAAAAGAGAAGGGCTTGCCCTTCTCTTTCTTACTGAAGACAGTCGTTTTTTCTGATTTTTAGGGTATATATCTAATACAAAATTAGTTAACATAAAACGTATTATCGGAAATAATTTTTTTGTAGTAAAAGAAGCTTATTTTGTAAAATTAATCCCAGAAGTTGAACATAACTTCCCCAACAGTCTTTGGTTTCCAATAAAAGATTTGCTCTAATTCACTGTTGTCCAGGTTATGTTTATTTTCTAAGCTTACTTTTCCTTTGCTTCTTCTTATATCTAAAGGTTCATTAAGTTCTTCTTTACTTAAAACTTTATAGAATGGCATAAAATCCTTTGATAAGACAGGAACATCAATAAAATTGATATGTTGAAATTCAACAGTAGAAGCAAGAGCTAGAAAAGGATAATATGCATTGAGTAACACATAGATCTCTCGGTTAAAAACATCCACTTTTACCTTTGAAAAATTACTTGCTAAATTTGCCTCATCAATCTTTAGTATTTTCCCTTGATTTTTTCTAACCAAATTGAAGCATATACTTTTAAAATGATTTTTATCTATTTCATTCGGTTTATTATCTATTGAACTATAAAAACCAGTTACTCCATTAGGGAGATTCATTAAGTGAATAACTCCTTTCAAAATGCTTAGATACGTGTATTTTATATGTATAAAGCGTTTAATTCTAGTTACCATAATGTGCTTTATAGCTATTAATTGTTAACAAACTAAAAAGGTTATCAATACTTAAAAATGAATACATAGGTTAACTATAAAAAATTAATATATGAGGTGAGTATATGGCTACCTTTGTCCTTTGTGATGGAGCTTTTGGTGGAGCCTGGGCATGGAGGGAAGTTGAAAAAGAACTAACAAAACAAGGAAACGCAGTTTTTGCCTTGACCTTAACCGGATTAGGCGATCGAAATCATCTTTTAACACCTGATATTAACTTAGAAACATATATTACTGACGTAGTAAACACCATACTCTTTGAGAATTTAAACAACATCTACTTAGTAGGACACAGCTACGGTGGTGGTATCATTATTGGTGCTGCAGATCAATTACTACATCGTATTTCCAAACTAATCTTTTTTGACGCTCTAATACTTGAAGATAATCAATCAATTAATGATCTATACTCAGAATCATTCGTAAAACAAACAAAAGAGATTGTTCAATCAAAAGGAGAAGGGTTCAAACTTCCAAAATCTGATAGTGGACCAATCTATAATACGGATCATCCCTTTAAAACATTTGAACAAAAGATTAAATTAATGAATAAAGCAGAACTGAGACAAATTCCGCGTGCATTTATTAACTGCACCCAAAAAAGTAGT
This genomic interval carries:
- a CDS encoding MaoC family dehydratase, translating into MKLDEFTIGQVFETKSLKLTKEDIMRFAKEFDPQYMHLDEEKAKQGRFNGIIASGIHTMALSFKLWIEQGMYEEDVIAGTEMNNIKFIKPVYPGDELHTIVKVIDKKTKKSETGILTVLLSTYNKEQKVFEGELSVLIKR
- a CDS encoding YhgE/Pip domain-containing protein, encoding MKNLYLSLLKTRSVIIGLITAIIFQILFSIIWITGYDHVTDRIDQFKIIIVNEDSKIGAQVANNLEENLKFKITQSSVLKSAMDKLDDRKVQMVIYIPEDFSSTLQNNEKKAKIIYSLNESNPSMLKSVMQTVEKKVTSTINKESVKSGLQFTFEQMHVPSNQAIGLSQGLSERIHPVVNNINKVSNFSRLMVPMMLVMASFTGSMLFIMEMNKAAKAFKTLYNRWQRFGARVLLIITATILISTIGSIMVYVMGVHSHQGFITMWYFQMIYVLTFLFLAQVPFFIVGDAGGWVNIAMLSIQLLSSGSTIPRELLSNFYQNVSNFLPATYAVDGIMKLVTGGPSISHEIIMLFRILMGIIVITLILVALQWENKKEKSSNLTNI
- a CDS encoding SDR family NAD(P)-dependent oxidoreductase, which encodes MSKTVLITGASGGIGKELANRFVKDGYHMVLVARSEGKLAELAKEYREGYGVQVTVYAKDISLPGVAEEIASDLKKKGITVDYLVNNAGFGLYGEFLETQLEQEMNMIDVNIKALTIMTKLFLPDMVKRSRGGVMNVASVGAFYPGPLMSVYFATKAYVLSFTEALENELSGTGVTVTALCPGPTATGFIGRAELGSSKLYKSGVMGVGEVADEAYRDFLRGKTLIIPGAVHRFVTSLPRLLPRKVMARSIRERTARVER
- the fabF gene encoding beta-ketoacyl-ACP synthase II, producing the protein MSRRVVVTGYGVVSPLGNTVQAFWENIKEGKSGIKKIKSDDFNNINTQIAGYITDFDGEQYLDKKELGKYDLFAQYAVAAAQQALEQANLDLQSLNKERLGVYIGSGIGGINTSLDNHKALIERGPRKVSPFMVPMMISNMASGIISIKTGFKGPSFSPVSACATGNQAIGEAFLNIRHGYSDGILAGGAEAPINPLAFAGFSRMRAMSTFNDFPEKASRPFDRGRDGFVMSEGAGVLFLEEYEHARERGATILGEIVGYGSTTDAYHITSPDYTGAANAMRLALDMGNIKSTEVDYINAHGTSTPEGDKSETKAIKSVFGAHAYNLKVSSTKSMTGHLFGAAGGIEAVITLRSIMEDIVPPTINYETPDEDCDLDYSPNHATKTKINYAISNGFGFGGHNAVLLFKKLSI
- a CDS encoding alpha/beta fold hydrolase; this translates as MATFVLCDGAFGGAWAWREVEKELTKQGNAVFALTLTGLGDRNHLLTPDINLETYITDVVNTILFENLNNIYLVGHSYGGGIIIGAADQLLHRISKLIFFDALILEDNQSINDLYSESFVKQTKEIVQSKGEGFKLPKSDSGPIYNTDHPFKTFEQKIKLMNKAELRQIPRAFINCTQKSSHPVLEPINQFAERAKQENWEYVEISAGHNAHWEKPVELAKIFINLTDKNDVTS